aggtcctctgaaatggagtctgaatttaaaagatttggTGTCTCAGTCCATGTCcaaaaaaaaggggtggggggcttAAACAGTTTCCCATTTGAGTTTCCATTCAAACTTGGAGAGGTTTTAACTTATTCAAAGTCATCAAATTGTGATTATTCAGTTGCTGATGCATAGCCCCATGTCCTCAACTACTAGCCTTCATTCTCTATTAGTGGTTTGGCATTTCACAGAACCAGCTATTCTCACTGTTTGGAATATTTGTGTTCTGTGTCAACTACCCAGTGGTTGACTGATCACCTAATATGAGTATATACTTGAAACATTCCTGCCTTTGAGACTGAATGGGAAGTCTTACTCTTTTATCTATAAGAAGTTGAAGTAAAGCTAATTACCAAGCATCATTGTAAGTTATAGTTTGCATATATTATCATGATTTAGTAAATGGACATGGTCTTTCCATGAAATTCTGCCTGGATTTGTATTGAATACCTTGGTCTATGGCACAAAACAAGAACAGCAACAATTGGCTCATTAAAGACTGTGGGAGGCAGAGAGTTGTAAGGAGAAATAAACTACTGAAGCAGCTCCCCATCTGTTGTTCAGGACTGTACATGCCATGAAAGTACATAAGTGTTTGTCAATAGGCCATCACTTCTGATCCTACAAATAAGCAACAAGCTGGCTGGAGACcaattttctttttcccccatCCAGACAGCCTCTGCTATTCACAGGAGATGTTGAGCAAGACATTCACTTGATGGAGAATGATAAAACCTTAAACAACAAAGAAGttatgcattaaaaataaaaaaaattagtattAGACATTAGAGAGGGGATAATCTTGATTTTCAAAAGAAACACTGAAAagaattacatatatgtgtgtctctccAGGCATTCTAATTATCAGGAAATACCTGCAGTAATAATGGAAATAGATGTTTGTCTACCCATTGAATTTAGAGCAaatgagagaaaaggaggaaagggataTTCATATTTTTGAGAGATATCAAGATTTTCATGAGAAATTATGGAGACAATTAGAAGGCTCAGTGGGAGCCCAGGTGAGGGATGCTGCTGCTTCTACAGGGCTTCTCGGCCTCTCTTTAGGGGGTATCTGCAAATTCTCTCCTTTGCTCTCACAGCCTCTCCTTAGGATGTCTCTCTTAATTCCTTCCTTTAGGTTTAACAGCATCTCCATGAAGTATATCTGCAAATTCCTTCTTCTGGGGTTTGATGCGAAGTCAGTGGAACCTGACTTTTGTGTACACTCTAGAAATAGTAAAATAGTACTTATCATCATATAACACCACCAATAACCCAAGTGTCCTGTGAAACTTGAGCAAAGAAAATTCTCCCCTAAGAAATGTTGATGTAAACTAACTCAAAGATATTTtagagaaattttttttctttcctatatcCTGGTTTGAGCAATTTGTGAGAgggaggttgagacagggtttctctgtgtagccctgactgtcctggaactcactttgtagacagagaaaactggtctcaaacttagagCATCCAGTGCACCACTGTTGGTATTAAGGGAGTGTGCCACAACTACCAGACatggctttttatttctttaacctTAGTATTCTTTTGCTCGTGTATTACATTTTACAATTTTTCAGGATTAATGGGTTTTGTTGTATGTGTATCTCGTCATGTGTATGAGTATCTTATGCCCTTAAATGTTCTTGTTGTTTATTTCATTatagtttattttgtgtgtgtgtgtgagtggggggagggagggaggaagagagagagagagagagagagagagagggagagagagagagagagagtgcgggCATGGGATTGTAATGGTGAGGAGGGATTGGGACGAGATGCAAGTGGGGAACtgtgatcaaaatatagtgtatgaaaaagTATATGTTCAATAAAAAGGTTAGAAACCAAGGAAGAAATGTTGGTGTGTTTATACCAGGTAAGTGACACAAGAAAGAAGCACTGAAGGCTATAGCCCCATCTTGGGGCCAGCATTGAGGCAGAGTGTGGTCTGGATGAAGCAGAGGAAAATATTACCATAGTGAGTGCACAAACGTGTCAGGCTCAAGGTTAGAGGTAACAGTGCAGGATCCACTCTGAATCTTCGATTAAAATATGTGCGTTGGCTGAACATGGAAAGAAGATTGCATTAAGAAGGGCAAAAAAATAAGAATTGCATAGGAAGAAGTCAACAAAGTCTCCTTGCAGGATCTTGACTCAGTAGCGCCATCTGCTGTTCTGCTTCATGTGAATTTGCTGTTTCTGTCAGAATGACAAGGTTCATGAGTGCCTTCCTTCAAGAGAAAGATTCAGGAAAAGAACATAGAAGGCATGTGTTTATGCTACAAAAAACAGTGTTAATGACAGAGGACTTAAAAACTATAAACCTAATGCCACACAACATTATAAACTTTCAACAATTTTGTAAATCATGCCCAACAGTGATCTTGTTATATATATGAAGAGCTATGTACTCTCACATCTGAAATTATAATTATTACATGTATTTGCATATGCACAAAATTTTAATGGATACACatgcaaatatgtatgtataacaaAGTCTATTTAACATTGCTCATATGTCCATGTGTCTATGGCTAACCATGTGGGATTGGGGCCTACAACTGacaatgggaccttatgaaacaaAACCTTCCCTATAGCAAAGGAAATAATCAGTCCAGTAAAAAGGAAGCTCACAGTGTGGTACAAGCTACATAACTGTATGGGTTgtcattcaaaatatacaaaaaaactaggaaagtGAATGAAGGCAGGTAGTGAAACAAACTAATTAAATATCATACATGGATCTGAACagagaattttggaaaaaaaagaaataaagtgacTGAAATGAGATCAAGAATGTTTGACATGCCATGACTGTACTGTGCAAGTCCAAGGCAAAGCATATCCTAGCAGGGACCTGGGAGTTGGATACAAAAACTCCACCACTTGCCCTGGAGGTATTGCCAATTGTTAGCTGCTAGGTGAGCGACAGTTCTTTCTGAGTGTATCTTCTGGTGAATTGATCATGTTCCAGTAGAAAGTATAAAAACATATTGGCAGTACAAATTGatccaaatggatttaaaaacaaaaattaaaaaaataaaaaaggaaatgaacatGGGTGGATAGGGAAAGGGGTGGATATGGTAAGAGTTTGCTCAGTGGTGAGTATTATCCAAATAGCATAACCACTTATTGGAAaatttcaaagaactaataataaTAGCCAAGAAGTAtgctttaaaatgttcaacattcttatcagagaaatggaaatttaAAGTTCTCAGAGGTTTCATCTATGCCTAGTCAGAATGATTAAGATCAAGAAAACAATTGTCCACAATTGGGAGAGAGGGTCTAGGGAAAGGGGAACCCTCAGGCActgttgctgggattgcaagctggcacaggaaccaaggaagtcAGTGTGGAGAATTCTTACAAAACTACAGGGAAATCTCCATGgcacagctgtaccactccttaGCAAATGCCCAAGACTCAGGATCCTACCTTACAGTTACTGGCTCAACAATTTCTATTGTATCTGAGTTTTCACCAGCTATAGAAAGGAAACGACATAATGTCCTTCAAATGAAAAAATGGATCATGAAAAAGTGGGACTCATTTTTGAgggtgaatttttcttttttttttctttttttattgtactgtatgattttatatattttttatttttttaattaggtattttctttatttatatttccaatgctatcccaagacatccccatgccctccccgccccccactcccctacccacatattcccatttcttggccctggtgttcccctgtactgaggtatataatgtttgcaagaccaatcagactctctttctactgattgccgactaggccattttctgatacatatgtagctagagactcTTATCTAATGAACAGACAAGTTGATAGAGAGAGAAGTAGCCAGAGCAGAGTGGTTTATCTCCTTGTATCTAACCTCCTGCTCACCCTTCATGCACACCAAATGCATCCTGTACtatgcctggcaacctgagttcaagtctcagacACCACATAGTAGAGGCATCAAACAGGTTGCCATtagctgtcctcagacctccacatgAGTTCTATGGCACATGAGTTCTCTCTGTACATACAATAAGTGTAtagataaatacaaaacaaattttgAGAAAATGCTAATGTTCACATGACAGACTTCTCTTCCGTTTAGTTACAGAAAGCATGCTTTTGTCCTAAAAAAAGGTCCTCTAGTTTAGGCTAACTCCAAAGTGTCTCAAACATTCCATTTCACTTGGACTTGGACAAACATTGAGGACCTACCAGTTTTTATAATAACTGAGAGTTGCTGTAGGTTGTGATGCTCAGAAGACATGTCCCAATTGAAATCACATCTTCTCCATCAACATGATATTGTCTACATGTTCTACCATGTGGGCCAGTGTTGtgaatagccctggggctaattatatttggtgTTAAATTTGTCCTCCTATGAGGggttgcaaacaaggaatgagtcagcactaaGGTGAATTCCtgaaaacctgcttcccaccttaattagaaatataaaggagagctgataatTGGGCAGAAAAAAAGGAGGGTGGAGCAGaattggggagagggaagaaatagaaaatggaagagggagaggacaaagaggaagagcaaggaagaggatgatgcgggagaggagggggaggaggggaagaggaagaggaagaggaagaggaagagagcagaatcACAGGgccaggagaaactgcaagttctaaggggtctcatagatgtagaagatggtagtgtagcagcagatctgcccaatctaggtgcacagcatgtaatcattttaagtgtgttgtgttttcattgccaggtcataactgggttggagagatttactgaAACAGGCCAAAGGCCATTACTTATTGCTACAAAGAACCTCTAAAGAAATTTCAGTGACCAATCTAGCATGAAAAAAATACCCTATAGCTGCCCACGATATTTCGAAAATAACCTGCTGATCACAGAAAATTCAAATGGACAATAAATCTTAATGGCTCATACCAGCCAACATTATTACAATCCCATATTATAGCTTCTGAATGGGACTCTGCACCCTGTGTGTAGAACACAGAGAAAAAGTGTATACACTTTTTCATAATTAGAATTGCACTAGGCACCTTTAGTTCCTCAATgtgcatctttaaaaagaaggacGTTGTCTCCATGCTCTGAGGACGTTCCTCAGCCAAATATGAAGCTAAGCCCTCTTCCAATCAATAGTCTTCATCGTAGTCTTCTGGTGAGAAATACCTGCACGTTACACTGTCAGACCTTTACTAGTTTTCTTCTTCTCACCATCATTCATATCTTGAAGGTTCTCCATCAGTTCTCAGCTCAACCAAGGCTCATATATCCTTGCATGTAACATCTTTTATCTAATTTGTAAAACTGCTTATTTGGTGTGATATCTCTTTAACATACAGATGAAAGCTATAAAGTTCTTGAGGTATTTGAAACGAGAAGATACGTTCCCCATTAGTTTAATAAATAGAAACATTCCATATTGAATACAACATATAAATTCTATGGATTTTGACAACTTCTTACCTAaagtaaacttttatttattgtaGAGACGAAACAGCTTTGTGTTGTAACTTTATAGAAACAATGATAATTTGAAATTTGTGATAAGCCAGGCAGCATTCTCAAGGTATATAATATGTGCAGTGTATTTCTATTAGTTGATACTTACTAATTGCTAAGATCTTTTTTTACTTTGATAAGAGGTTTTCAGAATAACCAAATAAAATAGTCACGTTCATTGACCAATGTTTTGTGGGTTCGCAAAGGAACTTTAAAGAGGTTAATTGCCATACTCAAAATACACGAAAGATTAGGCAACAAGCTGTGGCCAGATCTCTTATATTTTACCTCTATCCCATATTCCACCTTAACTCCTGTGTTTTAGAGTGATGCCTTCTGTCATTTATTGAGattatttgttttccttctataGAGCCTGATAGGAGCCCAAGGTTGAAAGACATCGTTTGACAGATGGTCTCTCTACTACTTCTCCTTGATCTTTGCCTCTACTAATTATCTCCTTTGAGATTTGATGTTAAACCATCAATAAATTACCCATATTCACTAGCAATATACAAAGAAATGAAGGGGATTTTTTGACAGTTATCACAAGTAATAGCTCACATATATGATCCCTACTACAGAAATAGTGTAGATTTTTAAGGATAATTTCGAGTTCTGTTGAGTTTTTACACATGTGCAGAACAGAACACCCCCACTGTCTCAAAGTCCAGGATGCAGTACAGGAGAGCATAAGAAGATGCAAGTTCTCAAGCTGTGACCCATCTTACCAAGAGCCTCCTGTGGGTAACCAGAGTCCTGATGCCTGTGAGAAAGGAAGACGGCTAGCCCTCCCATGTGCCTAAGTGGGGCATGTGCAAGACCAGAGACTTCAGATTCCACTGGGGGTTAACATACATTCTTTGCAGAACATATTTGAATACATGATGATGCTTGGACAAGATTCACTACAAGAAGAAATAGCAATGGACTACAAAGAGCTCTTTCACTTTTCCAACATCACTTCAGTGTCTGTGGCCCACCTGCTCCAAACACTGCCCTATTTCCCAACATCTCATTTGGCATTCACACGTGATATAATACCTTGGAACACTGAAGATCCTCAACACTCTCCATGAGAAGGGGGAACTTCCTCCCTTGTGGCAGAGGGTGTGTAAGAACTGTAACTGACTtaaacacaggatgtggtagGAATTTTGCTAATGCCACTAAAACACAAAGCTTGACTCTTACAgatttaaatggaaagaaaaataactcagAAATATTATTAAGAGATTTAAATGCCAGACtgtttggaataaaaaaaaaaaaacgggaggaagaaaaatgtttaCCTTAAGAAGATTTTTAATATATGCTACAAAGAAACAGTTTCCAGACTTTTTAATCAGTAGCTAAAGATTCATTAGAGAAAATGTGGGCCTGGAAGGATGGCTCTGAGGTAAAGAATACTAGGTGCTCTTTTGAAAGATCTAGGTTCAGTTCTaatacccacatagcagctcatagCATTCTGGACCTCCAGTGCTTGGGGATTGGCCCTCTGCTCTCCACAGacaatagccacacacacacatacagtctgCCAAATCACTTATAGAACAAAAATAAGtacatctttctttaaaaatgtagaaagaaTGTGCCAACTAATCTCTCATTGAAACATTTGACcaaacacaagtgcacacacttcTGGTGTCAATGCATGATAAAAATGAACTGTTATAATACTGAAATATCAATTTTATCTATCAGATTAGGATGaggaatataagaaaaacattataCTACTTGTGTCAAtctgcaataaaaacataaattccAGTCCACAGTAAATTCACAAAGCAAAAAACTGCTTTCCCCCAAGGCTCAATAAACCTGGTGGTATGTAAATGACTCCGTGCAATTCCACAGACAGAGGAGTCTGGTTTCCAAATTCTCTGGTATCTGTCCTCAAGTGAGACATCTGATGCTACCAGGGCTtgataagaaacaaaaaaagtgatCATAAAGCAATAAGAAAGTGAAAAGAGGGTGCAGAACAAACTTTGCTGTACTTAAAAAAGGCATTCTTCTCTAAGGATACATTGTGTGGTTCAGCATTCTGTAATGGCCAGTTCTGTACAGGACACTGGTAGGAAGGGTACAATGAGAAATTgcataataaaaatctttaacaTGAGCATGGTGGCCTTTGAGCATGCATATTTTAGAAAGTGCTACTTAGATTAATTCTGTGATGATCAGGAAAGACAATAATGAGTCTGAAGTATAAGATGTGCTTCTTAGCTCATAAATCACAGTCTACAGATGTTTTTAAGAGGTCATGTCCCATTATACAATTAcataagtatgtgtatatatatacatatacatacatacacacacacacacacacacaaatatgtgtgtgtatgtgtgtgtagtttaaTATGTATGTAAAATAGTATTCTCGCTGCTTAGCTAATTCTTTTTGAGTCCTctatataaaaatcattttaacatATGAATAGTATTAATTAACATATAAATATGAGGTGGCATGTATGACAGGGGGACTCCATACAGAGAATGAAAACAGCATGAACTTCTGTAACTTTTGGTGTGTATGTACTGTGAGAAATGGGATGAAACACATAGAGAACAGTGGTCATGTAGGACATGATGACACTTCTTAAGATTGGGTACTAGCTTATGACCCTCTCACATTGTAGATGTCATTTCTTATAGATCAGTATTCATTTTCTGAAAGTAAAAACATTGCAGAATCTCAGACATGTGGAATGACACATGGCTTGAGGGTCCCAAGTATGGAGATGCTCCTGGACCACACTCTTGTGAAATATGTTCTAACACTTTGGCTTCTACCAAACAACTCACTCTAGCTTCGCTCTTACAAACTCTGTCTCTTAAACTCAATTCAATAGGGGCACAATGAGGCCATCTTACTTTCTCTATAATGGCCCCAAGTAGGGAGTTCACAATGTTACCTCACAGGAGGATGATTGATAATACCTGAATCATGCAAAGAACTGACTCTCCAGTCCACCTAGTCAAACTCTGCTCCAGACTACCTGAGGAGAGCATCCTGCaagttcaaaacataaaaatccttTGTTCAGTGAGCTTTTTAAATTACAAACTGCCTACCTCTTTACATCCCTGACCACTGGGACGTAAATActccagcagatgggaaacagggGAAGATAGCAAGGCCCCTTCATCATTATTAATGGGAGGGCTGATGTTACTGAACACACAAAGCAACATCATGATAGTAGGCTTCAGGACATTGGCACATCAAAGAGatcttgatgataacagactctCCCAGTTCCCATCAAAGAGTGCCTTCTCTAAGTGTGGACCTTTCTCTGCCCTATAAATGTATGCTGCCTATTCTTTCTCCACACATTGGGCTCCTGCTCACCAATTCTccaggtgactcacagccatgaAGACACttgtcctcctctctgccctcgtCCTGCTGGCCTTCCAGGTCCAGGCTGATCCTATCCAAAACACAGATGAGGAGACTAATACTGAGGAGCAGCCAGGGGAGGAGGACCAGGCTGTGTCTGTCTCCTTTGGAGACCCAGAAGGATCTGCTCTTCATGAAAAATGTGAGTAATGGTACCCAGTGTGATGGATGCCTGCATTCTCCCGAGGGAGGGATGAAGATGAGTCCTAGAATCCTGGTAGAGTAATGTGGCTCCCAAGGCAACTctattttaattccttttatattcataacagtagcaatgaGAGGAAAGTAATCTTAATTGAATTTCTTTCTTATAAGGCTTTTACTGCAAAAAGATACACATGGGAATTTCAACACTGACCGTACTCCAATACTCTGATTAGATGCCTATAGAACAGGATTAGTCTTGGGTATTagtagaaatttttctttctctaaaggAACTTTGAATCAATTTAAGAGTATACAAAAGAGTCTACACAGTGACAAAAGGAGCACAGAAAATAAAGACACCTCAGAATGGCTCTCAAGGGCATGACCAACACACCTGAAGTGTTTTTTTGGTTGAGATGTCCATGCTGAAGGCTGTACTGTGGCCAATGCAGCACATCCATGCTTTATCACATATCCCCATAGGATCACATACGTGCTTCCAACCTCAAAACTTAATGCCTGATTCTTTTTGTGTCTCCAGCGTCGAGAGATCTGATATGCTATTGTAGAAAAGGAGGCTGCAATAGAGGAGAACAAGTTTATGGGACCTGCTCAGGACGACTTTTGttctgctgccgccgccgccaccgccactGAACATGCAGATGACAGAGATATGACAACCATCAGCTCTGAGGCTACTGATGCTGGGGCCTGATAACCACTTCTCAATAAATTGTTTGCAATATGCTTCCTGTGAGTTTACATTCTTTGAATGTTTGCTAAAACTCTCAGACAAAACTTTGTATATAAACTATCAGAACCTTCAAGAAAACCTTTGCAATGAAtgaatactttaatttttaacttggAAAATACTGGCTCTAAATACTATCAATTTAAGGATGACTCCAGGTTCAGACACAAAATGTATAGAAAACTCAGAATTCTCATGATCCTCACATATGCCACTCCTGACTTTTGACTCTATCTTTAGGCAGTCTTGACTCACTACCAAACACATTGCCTATATGTTAAGAAAAACTACCCCTTTGGGTTTCAGGTGTACAGAGttctaaaatgatattttttaggAAGCTGCAGTATCCTTTAAAAGTATTGAAGTTTTTATGGACCAGGCCTGAATTATGCCTCTGGCTTCTGAACCGAGGGTTATTTTTGGCTCTGTGGTGACAACTTTTATCAATATTAGAAAAAGTTCGTCAGAGACAGAATGGGTAGGATGAAAAGCAGGGCATCCCACACTATAATCTGCATGTAATCTGCAGTGTCTACAGTCGAATAAGACAAAATACAGTTTCTATACAGAAAACATATACAGAAAGTGTACATGTCTAATGAATGCAATGTGCTCTACAAGATACACTCAAGTGACTTACCCTACAGCTTTGAAGGACTTAATGCAGCTTGGCAGAGATATGCAAGATAAATAAAGGAGCTGGTAGGCAGTTCTTGAAACAGGGACTCCCATGATGGTACAGGGTGCTAAGGGTCAGACTATGAACTATCACACAATCCTTCAGGGAAAACCATGTCCTGATGAGGTGGTGACCTCTAGATTGCAGATTCTAGTAGCACAGATGGTGTGGGTTCCCAGAAGACATGGTTGTGGACACTCAATAGTGATAGAACCATACTAGGAGAATTGAATACCCTATCACACTTTGAGGAAGACAAGATGCTAGAAGCATCTTACTTGGTAGATCATAGCAACCATGGCAGAGACTAGCTCCACTGAGTGAACTAGGAGAGAAAGTCTAACTCTAGACATTATAACTCTTTTAGCCTCAAATACTAGAGAATTCCAATTATAGGATTGCAAAGGAAAGGCAGTTATCGTAGTCCCACAAGACATTTCAGACTTTAAATAAGTCACTTGTGACCTggacaaaataaatttaataattaacTCAATGTGTGTCATCCTTCTGAAATGTAATTATCTGAGGATATAGGTTCTCTGTTTCCAGGAACATTGAGCATAACTCCAGTAACTGTCAATCAGCAAACACATGACACAGCCACATTAGTCAACCTCTCTACTAATGTTCTCCAAGGACTCTCCTCTATTTTACATAGCTAAAAGTCTCTCTTGTCTTTGTCTCCGGAGTTTATTCCAACAGCTCTCCCAGTTGCAAATTCTTGACCCTGGATGCAATAAGCTCATGTATTCTTCCTTCCTCATTTACAATGTGGGGAGAATTTTTCTTGTAAAATGCAAGGTTTCAATGTTTTTAACCTGACCTATATCAGTGACGAAAATTCTAGATGCTTATTGGTAAGATTTTATGAGTGTATGTGGACATTGTGAATGATTAAGTTGGGAAAGTTTCTTATTTGTCATCTCAGGTGTTTATAATTTGTTATGGTGAAACACCTAAATTCTACTGTACTAAGTGTTTTGAATTACCTATTCCATTACTATTTACAACCGTGTTGTTGTGTAATAATCCACCAAACTCATTACTCCTAACTAAATGTAATTTTGTACCCAGTGACCAACCTTGCCAGAATGAAGTAGCAAGTATACTATTATTGCCTGCCATTACATTGCTTTATATCTTGGATATGTGAGGTCTGGATATCGTGCTCTTAGTGTGTCTGGATATTACACACAAAGTATCCTCAGGTACCATTGCACATATTGAAAATCCCATCATTCTATGGCTGAGTAGTGTTCCACTGTGTGGAAGaccctggttctttgagaatttccctCAATAAAGGTGTTCTTTGAGTCAGCTCAGAACGATGATGCATAGGGTAGACAAAGAACACATGTACCCAGCATTTTCATGTCAGATGCTCTTTGTTAGCAATGATCACATATCCCTTGTGTATTAATTAGAGTATTGAATTCAGTTTCTGGAAACACCCCTGCTTCAGTATTTTCACACAAATACTTGAGAACCATAAGGAGGAATTCTGATTAGCAAAATTGGTtgattcagaaaataaaagtgttgccctggctttttttttcctttttttctttcttttcctcttggaTCTTATATGCTGGCACAAAGAATGAAAGGCAGTTCTAGAAAAGCTTTGTAGTCTAAAATTCTAGAATAATGacaaacacttgctagttttTATCATGTTCTAGCAATCACAAAGACCATACAGTCCACCCTACTAAATCCCTTCCCATGGACAGAGACCTGAACCACACATGGGTTGCACACTTGTCTTGCATACCCATTATAGAAAACTGGATATACAAAGAATAAGAAGTTGTTCATCAAGTCACCCCAAATAGTCCAGGACCTTATGCCTCTTATCTAGGATGTGCTTTGAGAGTCAGTCTTTAGAAATTAGGTGAAAAGATGAAGTCCCGACTTCCTCAATGCATTGACAACACAAAGTTTGATATTCAAAATAATCCACATAAGTCACACATGTTATCATTTTGAATGTACTTGAACATGCTCTCCTATCCTACAGCCCTGTAAAATATCATTACCAGAAGAAGTGGATTTCAAACAACACACATAAATGCGTTCTAACTCATATTTTCTATTTGGACATTGGTCAGTACCATGGGCACAGAGATGAGTGGATCTCTAGGATTTAGAGAGTTTATTACAGAAAACCTCTCCAGCATGGTTGCCTAGTCGGTACTGGTGTCAGGAAGAAGCCAAGAGCTGAAAAGAGGTGTGCAGAGGACATCCAAGTATCCTAGCTGAGGAGGGAGGGATCATCATGAACCTGTCTGAAGTA
The Mus musculus strain C57BL/6J chromosome 8, GRCm38.p6 C57BL/6J genome window above contains:
- the Defa20 gene encoding alpha-defensin 20 precursor, coding for MKTLVLLSALVLLAFQVQADPIQNTDEETNTEEQPGEEDQAVSVSFGDPEGSALHEKSSRDLICYCRKGGCNRGEQVYGTCSGRLLFCCRRRHRH